DNA from Deltaproteobacteria bacterium:
CGGGAAAGCCGCTTTACGGCCTTCCCCGAGATTTTCGGATTTTATATTTCCAGCGGCTATATGGTGGTTCCGCCGTCTATGGCAATGACCTGGCCGGTTACATAACTGGATGCATCCGCGGCCAGGTAAAGGATCGCGCCCACCATTTCCTCGGGATCAGCTACCCGGGCCATGGGGGTTTTGCCCATAGCCAATTTCAGGATGTCCGGGTTTTTCCATAGGGCTTCACTGAAGCGAGTTTTGGTGAGGCCCGGGGCGACCGCATTTACCCGGATATTGTATTGAGCCCACTGCTGGGCCATCACCTTAGTAGCCATAATCACCCCGGCCTTGCTTATGGAATAAACCGGTAATAGGTCGGGAGAAATCCCGGCGATGGAGGAAATGTTGATAATTTTCCCTCCCCCTTTTTCTTTCATCAGCCGGGCTACCGCCTGGCTCAGAAAGAACAACCCCCTAAGGTTGAGGTTCATAATCGAATCCCAGGCCCGTTCATCTACGTCCATAGCCGAGGCCATCGTGGGGTTGGTAGCAGCATTGTTCACCAGGATGTCGATCTTTCCGTACTCTGCCATCACTTGGCCAACGAGATTATTGATCTCCTCCACCCGGGCCACATGAGCCGCTACCGGCAGGCATTTTCTCCCCGTTTTTCTTACCTGCTCTGCCACCTTCTCCAGGTCGGGAAGTTTCCGGCTAGCAATAGCAATATCGGCACCGGCCTGAGCCAACCCGATAGCCACTGCTTGACCAATCCCCCGACTCGCCCCGGTGATTAGGGCAACCTTGCCTTTTAACGAGAAATCCATTTTGCTACCTCCTATAGATTAGTTAAAAAAACGCATAGCGCCTAGCGAAACTGATTTAAAACTTCGTCGGCCAGTTAGCCAGGCGATGTTCACCGATACCGCCTGTTCTACGATCCTGACAGATCTCCAGGGCTCGAATGATGTAATCCCGAGTTTCCCGGGGGTCGATGACATCGTGGATGTAATGCATTCCTGCCGCCGGGTATGGAGCGCTGTCTTCAATCAGCTGCTGAACCAGCTTCTCCCGCTGGGCGGCGGGGTTCGGGGAGTTTTGAAGCTTTCCGCCGAAGACCACGTTGGCAGCGATCTCCGGATCCACAAAGCTCATCTCAGCGGTCGGCCAGGCTACCAGGAATTCGGCAGCACATCCCGACCCCGCCATATTCCAGAAGGCCATGCCATAGGTTTTACGAACGATGATGGAGATTTTGGGAACAGTGATCTGACCCAGAGCGTTCATGTAATTCATCACCCGTGCACCCACCCGCTTCCGCTCTGCTTCCTTGCCCACCAGAAAACCCGGAGTATCATGGAAGAAGAGCAGAGGGATGTTGTAAGAATCACAGAGGCAAAGGAAACTGATCACCTTGTCGATTCCGTCCGTATCCATGGCGCCCGCATTAAAATAGGGCTGATTGGCGATGATCCCGACCACCCGGCCGTCCACCCGCGCCAGAGAGGTAATCACACTCTTGCCGAAAAGCGGCTTCAGGGAAAACAGGTTACCTCCGTCGAAACATTCTTCCTCGTTTTTGGCCACCCGGTCGGAGTTGCCGGTGATTTCGGCATGCACTTTCCATCCCCCAAGTTCTTCGTCAGTGACTTTTTCGCTGATGGCCAACTCAAGTACCCGGGGTCCAGAAACGCCCATAGCGCTTCCTTTCACCTGGACAACGAAATCAGAGAGACAGGCCATCCAGGTGGGCATACCATAACATTCCCCCATGATCGCAGTTACCATGGGCGACTTTCTCACCCGGCTGTTGAGCTGGAGAAAGGTATCGTATCCTCCGCCGCCGAAGGAGCCCATCCCCTTCGATCCCATGATGTCCGGCATGCGCGCCCCGCCAGCCTCCCCCAGGTACACGAGAGGGAACCCCTTGCGCAGAGCCATTCCTTTAATCTCCCCTTCTTTGTGCCCGGCCACCCGACTGGAGGTAGCGGCCAGTACTGTAAAGTCGTTGGCTACAACCGCTACCGTTCGCCCGTCGATTTTGCCGAAACCGACAATTTTACTGTCTGCCGGAGTTTTATCCTCCATCCCCGGCATGTCGGAGTGGCTGAGCATTCCTACTTCGAAAAAGGTCCCTGGATCGAGAAGGTTGGCAATACGCTCACGGGCCGTAAGCTTCCCCTGGTCGTGCTGGCGCTTTACCTTTTCCGGCCCGCCCATTTGCAAAGCTTTGGCCTTGCGGCGCTTTAATTCCTCCAGTTCTTCTTCGAAGGGCATGGGAGTTCCTTAAGCTAAAAGCTGCGAGTATAGAGCTTAGAGTTAAAAAACCTCCTTTCTTTTTACTCTCTGCTCTAGTGTCCTGAGTCAGAAATTCGTTGACAAAATTTGCCGTGGCCCGGACGGAGGACCGATGCGCGCCGCCAAAATCGGCCGGGAAATGGCTGGCTTGGTAGCAACAGCCTTGTTTCCGTCAAGAAGCCAGCGGGGCGGCAACTGCTGCATACCACTTATGGATTTTAGAGCAAGCCTCGCTCCGCTCGTTCAAGAGGAGACCACCGCCTCATTTTGGCCAGCGCAGCGGGCTTTCGCCCGGGCCTTCAGACCATCGTTGATTTATTTGACCAATTAACGACTCAGGACACTATGCTATTTTTTACTGTAGTCATACCAACCCTTGCCGGCCTTCTCCCCGTAGTGGCCCTTCATGTATCTTTCCACAGCGCTGGGGGAGGGCAGGTCGGTCCGATCTCCGGTCTCTTTGAAGCGTTCCATGGACCTGATGTAGTTGAGGTCGATTCCGGTCAGGTCCATCAGCCGGAAGGGCCCCATGGGATGCCCGGCGCCGTAGACGCAGGCTTTATCGATGTCCTCAAAGCTGGCGATTCCCATCTCCAACATCCAAAGGGCCTCGCGGCCGATCACTCGGAAGATCCGGTTGAGCAGGAATCCCTCCACTTCTTTCTTGAGGAGGACCGGAATCTTTTCCAGCTTCTCGGAAAGGTCCATGGTGACCTTGGCCGTTTCGTCGGAGACGTGGGGGCCCTTAACCACTTCGACGAGTTTCATCACCAACGCCGGGTTGAAAAAGTGCATGTTAACCACTTTCGACGGCCGTTTCGTTGCGTCGGCGACGAGAGAGCTCACGAGGTACGAGCTGTTGGTAGCTAAGATGGCATGGGCCGGAGCCAGACGGTCGAGATCGGCGAAAACTTTTCTCTTGACCTCAAGAACTTCCACCGCCGCTTCAATGACGTAATCAGCGTCTTGCACCGCTTCTTTCAAATCCAAGGTAAAGGAGATATTTTTCCGGGCGTTCTCGGCTACTTCCTTGGTCATTTTCCCCTTCTCCACCCGCCCAGGCAGGTAGGTATCGGCAAATTTTTCGGCCTTCTTTAAGATGTCCGGAACGATGTCTGTACAGATGGTTTGATACCCATGAATTGCACAAAGGAGCGAAATTTGATGTCCCATGTTTCCCGCCCCCACCACGCCAATTTTTTT
Protein-coding regions in this window:
- a CDS encoding carboxyl transferase domain-containing protein, with translation MPFEEELEELKRRKAKALQMGGPEKVKRQHDQGKLTARERIANLLDPGTFFEVGMLSHSDMPGMEDKTPADSKIVGFGKIDGRTVAVVANDFTVLAATSSRVAGHKEGEIKGMALRKGFPLVYLGEAGGARMPDIMGSKGMGSFGGGGYDTFLQLNSRVRKSPMVTAIMGECYGMPTWMACLSDFVVQVKGSAMGVSGPRVLELAISEKVTDEELGGWKVHAEITGNSDRVAKNEEECFDGGNLFSLKPLFGKSVITSLARVDGRVVGIIANQPYFNAGAMDTDGIDKVISFLCLCDSYNIPLLFFHDTPGFLVGKEAERKRVGARVMNYMNALGQITVPKISIIVRKTYGMAFWNMAGSGCAAEFLVAWPTAEMSFVDPEIAANVVFGGKLQNSPNPAAQREKLVQQLIEDSAPYPAAGMHYIHDVIDPRETRDYIIRALEICQDRRTGGIGEHRLANWPTKF
- a CDS encoding glucose 1-dehydrogenase; this translates as MDFSLKGKVALITGASRGIGQAVAIGLAQAGADIAIASRKLPDLEKVAEQVRKTGRKCLPVAAHVARVEEINNLVGQVMAEYGKIDILVNNAATNPTMASAMDVDERAWDSIMNLNLRGLFFLSQAVARLMKEKGGGKIINISSIAGISPDLLPVYSISKAGVIMATKVMAQQWAQYNIRVNAVAPGLTKTRFSEALWKNPDILKLAMGKTPMARVADPEEMVGAILYLAADASSYVTGQVIAIDGGTTI
- a CDS encoding 3-hydroxyacyl-CoA dehydrogenase family protein — encoded protein: MNVDDIKKIGVVGAGNMGHQISLLCAIHGYQTICTDIVPDILKKAEKFADTYLPGRVEKGKMTKEVAENARKNISFTLDLKEAVQDADYVIEAAVEVLEVKRKVFADLDRLAPAHAILATNSSYLVSSLVADATKRPSKVVNMHFFNPALVMKLVEVVKGPHVSDETAKVTMDLSEKLEKIPVLLKKEVEGFLLNRIFRVIGREALWMLEMGIASFEDIDKACVYGAGHPMGPFRLMDLTGIDLNYIRSMERFKETGDRTDLPSPSAVERYMKGHYGEKAGKGWYDYSKK